One part of the Streptomyces lydicus genome encodes these proteins:
- a CDS encoding ROK family transcriptional regulator, protein MTAPGGDTQHGIRRRNLARVLRAVAAHGPLSRPAVAARIGLTRAGVAPLVEELLRAGLLVETGRAAPSGRGRPGSELAVSDRGPAGIGAEIGVDHLAVCAVDLRGRIRARVAADAANRDSAPGPVLRRLSVLLAEATARIAPEGLRPAGLAVAVPGLVARGSTTVVHAPNLGWRAADLAPGLAPATAAGDGSPGIPLTVENEANLGALAELALGGDGEGRPGSPPDFVHVSAEIGIGAAVVVDGQLLRGARGFAGELGHVPVYPDGRACDCGGRGCLEQYAGEQAVLRAGGLTPERAAAAHPGPGARIALLARRAAEGDTATLRALREAGTALGIALAGAVNLLDPQAVVLGGALAGLAPWVLPSLERELTLRTAVAADPGRHGGPAVTASRLGADGPLLGAAHSALRTVLDDPLHSCTPAHSPRSRIG, encoded by the coding sequence GTGACCGCGCCCGGCGGCGACACCCAGCACGGCATCCGGCGGCGCAACCTGGCCCGGGTGCTGCGGGCCGTGGCGGCGCACGGGCCGCTCTCCCGGCCGGCCGTCGCGGCCCGGATCGGGCTGACCCGGGCCGGGGTGGCGCCGCTCGTCGAGGAACTGCTGCGGGCCGGACTGCTGGTCGAGACGGGGCGGGCGGCACCGAGCGGGCGGGGCAGGCCGGGCAGCGAACTGGCGGTCAGCGACCGCGGCCCGGCCGGCATCGGCGCCGAGATAGGCGTCGACCACCTGGCGGTGTGCGCGGTCGATCTGCGGGGACGGATACGGGCCCGGGTCGCGGCCGACGCGGCGAACCGCGACAGCGCTCCCGGACCGGTGCTGCGGCGGCTGTCCGTGCTGCTCGCGGAGGCGACCGCGCGGATCGCCCCGGAGGGGCTGCGCCCGGCCGGGCTGGCGGTCGCGGTCCCGGGTCTGGTGGCGCGCGGCTCGACGACCGTGGTGCACGCGCCCAACCTCGGCTGGCGGGCGGCCGATCTCGCGCCGGGGCTGGCCCCGGCGACGGCCGCGGGCGACGGCTCCCCCGGCATCCCGCTGACCGTGGAGAACGAGGCCAATCTGGGCGCGCTGGCCGAGCTGGCGCTGGGCGGCGACGGCGAGGGAAGGCCGGGCTCGCCACCGGACTTCGTCCACGTCTCGGCGGAGATCGGCATCGGCGCGGCGGTCGTGGTGGACGGCCAACTGCTGCGCGGGGCACGCGGGTTCGCCGGCGAGCTGGGGCACGTCCCGGTGTATCCGGACGGCCGCGCCTGCGACTGCGGCGGCCGCGGCTGTCTGGAGCAGTACGCGGGCGAGCAGGCGGTGCTGCGGGCCGGTGGCCTGACGCCCGAGCGGGCAGCGGCGGCCCATCCGGGGCCGGGGGCCCGTATCGCCCTCCTCGCCCGCCGGGCCGCCGAGGGGGACACGGCGACGCTGCGGGCCCTGCGGGAGGCCGGGACGGCGCTCGGCATCGCGCTGGCCGGGGCGGTCAATCTGCTCGATCCGCAGGCGGTGGTGCTCGGGGGTGCGCTGGCCGGGCTGGCGCCCTGGGTCCTGCCGTCCCTGGAGCGGGAGTTGACGCTGCGCACGGCCGTCGCGGCGGACCCCGGACGGCACGGCGGACCGGCGGTCACGGCGTCCCGGCTGGGTGCGGACGGACCGTTGCTCGGGGCGGCGCACTCGGCGCTGCGCACCGTGCTCGACGACCCTCTGCATTCCTGCACCCCGGCTCACTCTCCCCGGAGCCGAATCGGCTAA